In Haloterrigena turkmenica DSM 5511, a single genomic region encodes these proteins:
- a CDS encoding OBG GTPase family GTP-binding protein — protein sequence MGLEEEIEEIEDEIANTPYNKSTEAHIGRLKSKLAEKKEKLQNQSSAGGGTGYSVEKHGDATVALVGFPSVGKSSLLNSMTNAESETGSYEFTTLDVNPGMLQHRGANIQMLDVPGLIEGAASGRGDGQQVLAVVRNADLIVFMLSVFEIDQYDRLQEELYDINIRVDREPPRVTVRPKIKDGIKITSSTEQDLDEETIKQVLREHGYVNAVVNLQENVTIDRLVDGLMENREYIPSITCVNKVDLIEPDYKETVDEQLRERDLDPEEVTFISAEQERGLEVLKDRIWENLGLIRVYMDKPGRGIDWEEPLVIERGTTVGEAIEKLGGEMEERFRFARVTGPSATHDQQQVGKDHVLEDEDVLKLILRR from the coding sequence ATGGGGCTCGAGGAGGAGATCGAGGAGATCGAAGACGAAATCGCCAACACGCCCTACAACAAGTCGACGGAGGCCCACATCGGCCGGCTGAAGTCCAAGCTCGCGGAGAAAAAGGAGAAGCTCCAGAACCAGAGTTCGGCCGGGGGCGGTACCGGCTACTCCGTCGAGAAACACGGCGACGCTACCGTCGCTCTCGTCGGCTTCCCGAGCGTCGGCAAGTCGTCGCTGCTGAACTCGATGACCAACGCCGAAAGCGAGACGGGGTCCTACGAGTTCACGACGCTGGATGTCAACCCCGGGATGCTCCAGCACCGCGGGGCGAACATCCAGATGCTGGACGTCCCCGGGCTGATCGAGGGCGCAGCGTCGGGCCGGGGCGACGGGCAGCAGGTGCTGGCGGTCGTCCGCAACGCCGACCTCATCGTCTTCATGCTCTCGGTGTTCGAGATCGACCAGTACGACCGCCTGCAGGAGGAGCTGTACGACATCAACATCCGCGTCGACCGGGAGCCGCCGCGGGTGACCGTGCGGCCGAAGATCAAAGACGGGATCAAGATCACCTCGAGCACCGAGCAGGACCTAGACGAGGAGACGATCAAGCAGGTCCTCCGCGAGCACGGCTACGTCAACGCCGTCGTCAACCTCCAGGAGAACGTCACTATCGACCGACTGGTCGACGGCCTGATGGAGAACCGCGAGTACATCCCCTCGATCACCTGCGTGAACAAGGTCGACCTGATCGAACCCGACTACAAGGAGACCGTCGACGAGCAGTTACGCGAGCGCGACCTCGATCCCGAGGAGGTCACGTTCATCAGCGCCGAGCAGGAGAGGGGCCTCGAAGTGCTCAAGGACCGCATCTGGGAGAACCTAGGCCTGATCCGCGTCTACATGGACAAACCCGGTCGCGGCATCGACTGGGAGGAGCCGCTGGTCATCGAGCGGGGGACGACCGTCGGCGAGGCCATCGAGAAGCTCGGCGGCGAGATGGAAGAGCGGTTCCGCTTCGCCCGCGTCACGGGCCCCAGCGCCACCCACGACCAACAGCAGGTCGGGAAGGATCACGTTCTCGAGGACGAAGACGTGCTGAAACTGATTCTGCGCCGGTAG
- a CDS encoding MFS transporter, with protein MCYTSKLKRVISDLSSGGRGKILLSVAFGWFLSISVRMIYPALLPYIRDTYSLTLTTSGLLLSVLWIAYAFGQLPGGILADWVGERLLLVAGSLLAAAMLALVIVVNSTLLLFLATALFGGGTALYGVSRFTILNKIYPDQLGTATGATMAAGDVGNAVMPPAAGFIATALAWQYSFGAAVPLFLIAAVSLWLTLPEQSSTAAPLSESLDLEGIVPTLSQPVVLRGTALLVLWAVIIQAFMGFYPTYLIDVKGLSAQVANVLFGFFFALGILMKPVAGRAYDSIGVRAPLLLIMGTAGLALLALPVVGEVWLFGLLTVLASSLLGFETIVISDLTQRLPDGTQGTNLGALRTVYLALGALSPFLFGAVADRGYFDEAFVGIAALAGVVVCIVFVSVDY; from the coding sequence GTGTGCTACACTTCGAAACTGAAACGCGTTATTAGCGATCTCTCGAGCGGCGGGCGCGGAAAGATACTTCTCTCCGTCGCCTTCGGCTGGTTTCTCTCGATCAGCGTCCGGATGATCTACCCGGCGTTGTTGCCGTATATCCGCGACACGTACTCGCTTACGCTCACGACGTCCGGCCTGCTCCTGTCGGTTCTCTGGATCGCCTACGCGTTCGGGCAGCTACCGGGCGGCATCCTCGCCGACTGGGTCGGAGAGCGCCTGCTATTGGTCGCCGGGTCCCTCCTCGCGGCGGCGATGCTCGCGCTCGTCATCGTCGTCAACTCGACGCTCCTCCTGTTCCTCGCGACGGCCCTGTTCGGCGGTGGAACGGCGCTGTACGGCGTTTCCCGGTTCACGATCCTGAACAAAATCTACCCCGACCAGCTCGGCACGGCGACGGGCGCGACGATGGCCGCCGGCGACGTCGGGAACGCGGTGATGCCGCCGGCCGCCGGATTCATCGCGACCGCGCTGGCCTGGCAGTACAGCTTCGGTGCCGCCGTTCCGCTCTTTCTGATCGCGGCCGTCAGCCTCTGGCTGACGCTTCCGGAACAGTCGTCAACGGCGGCGCCGCTGAGCGAGTCCCTTGATCTCGAGGGCATCGTTCCGACGCTGTCGCAACCGGTCGTCCTCCGTGGGACCGCGCTGCTCGTGCTGTGGGCCGTCATTATTCAGGCGTTCATGGGCTTCTATCCGACGTATCTGATCGACGTAAAGGGCCTCTCGGCGCAGGTCGCGAACGTCCTGTTCGGCTTCTTCTTCGCGCTCGGCATCCTGATGAAGCCGGTCGCCGGACGGGCCTACGACAGTATCGGCGTTCGGGCGCCCCTCCTCCTGATCATGGGGACGGCCGGGCTGGCCCTTCTCGCGCTCCCCGTTGTCGGAGAGGTGTGGCTCTTCGGCCTGCTGACCGTGCTCGCGAGTAGCCTCCTGGGATTCGAAACGATCGTGATCTCCGATCTCACCCAGCGGCTACCGGACGGGACCCAGGGGACGAACCTGGGCGCGCTTCGGACGGTCTACCTCGCGCTCGGCGCGCTGAGTCCGTTCCTCTTCGGAGCGGTCGCCGACCGGGGATACTTCGACGAGGCGTTCGTCGGTATCGCCGCTCTCGCCGGTGTCGTCGTCTGTATCGTGTTCGTCTCGGTCGATTACTAA
- a CDS encoding Na+/H+ antiporter NhaC family protein produces MSDFGVFSLLPPLLAIGLAIVTRRPMLSLFLGIWSGAVIYTESLGIAQTFNWIVGAIIADDGFHVQILLFTLLLGSGVALIWRLGGATAVREWATAHLGTQRAVGFTTWILGIAMFFDDYANTAIVGSTMREISDQLRISREKLAYIVDSTAAPVATIGLSSWVAFQLSLISDAYDGLGAEGAPTAFETFFWSIPYNTYALLAIVMVGIIVITRRDYGEMLDAEHRASSTGAVSREDAQPLQEVQKDLGEPIEDRPMLRTFFGPVVVLIAVTLAGAFWTGYQSWTSTQAEEGASTAIGTAAAEEDAVQVFVDIVGSGDFAGALIWGSFAMVATAIAIGLAYDLFDLGTAVDTILDGFRLMLTAVTILVLAWTISAVAEELGTGEYVTGVVGDAIPVELLPIVILFVAAFIAFTMGSSWATMGIVTPIAIELAYDLTGTFDIMPVIVGAVFSGAIFGDHASPISDTTVLSATFTGADLIDHVRTQLPYAATVMFVVVICYLLNGYLGVSPLFFLPLGVLLLIALVRGLSELDAARKGLNPVAADSLEEPAEADRPTE; encoded by the coding sequence ATGTCTGACTTCGGCGTGTTTTCGCTCCTTCCGCCGCTGCTCGCGATCGGGCTCGCGATCGTGACTCGGCGGCCGATGCTCTCGCTGTTCCTGGGCATCTGGTCCGGAGCGGTAATCTACACCGAAAGCCTCGGCATCGCACAGACGTTCAACTGGATCGTCGGCGCGATCATCGCCGACGACGGCTTTCACGTCCAGATCCTGCTGTTTACCCTCCTGCTGGGATCGGGCGTCGCGCTTATCTGGCGCCTCGGCGGCGCGACCGCGGTCCGCGAGTGGGCGACGGCTCACCTCGGCACCCAGCGTGCGGTCGGCTTTACGACGTGGATCCTCGGAATAGCCATGTTCTTCGACGACTACGCCAACACGGCCATCGTCGGCTCCACGATGCGCGAGATCTCCGACCAGCTGCGCATCTCCCGCGAGAAACTCGCCTACATCGTCGACTCGACGGCAGCCCCCGTCGCGACGATCGGCCTCTCGAGTTGGGTCGCCTTCCAGCTCTCGCTGATCAGCGATGCCTACGATGGGCTCGGGGCCGAGGGCGCGCCGACGGCCTTCGAGACGTTCTTCTGGTCGATCCCGTACAACACCTACGCCCTGCTGGCGATCGTGATGGTCGGAATCATCGTCATCACGCGCCGGGATTACGGCGAGATGCTCGACGCCGAACACCGCGCGTCCTCGACCGGTGCAGTCAGCCGCGAAGACGCCCAGCCGCTGCAGGAAGTCCAGAAGGACCTCGGCGAACCGATCGAGGACCGGCCGATGCTGCGGACGTTCTTCGGGCCGGTGGTCGTGCTCATCGCGGTGACGCTCGCGGGCGCGTTCTGGACCGGCTACCAGTCGTGGACGTCGACGCAGGCCGAGGAAGGCGCGTCGACGGCGATCGGCACCGCTGCGGCGGAGGAAGATGCGGTTCAGGTCTTCGTCGATATCGTCGGCTCCGGGGATTTCGCCGGCGCGCTGATCTGGGGCTCGTTCGCCATGGTCGCGACGGCCATCGCGATCGGGCTCGCCTACGATCTGTTCGATCTCGGTACCGCGGTCGACACTATCCTCGACGGGTTCCGACTCATGCTGACGGCCGTGACGATCCTCGTGCTCGCGTGGACGATCAGCGCCGTCGCGGAGGAACTCGGGACGGGCGAATACGTGACGGGAGTCGTCGGCGACGCGATCCCGGTCGAGTTGCTCCCGATCGTGATCCTGTTCGTCGCCGCTTTCATCGCGTTCACGATGGGGTCGTCGTGGGCGACGATGGGGATCGTGACGCCAATCGCCATCGAACTCGCCTACGACCTCACCGGAACGTTCGATATCATGCCGGTCATCGTCGGCGCCGTCTTCTCCGGCGCGATCTTCGGGGACCACGCCTCACCGATCTCCGACACGACGGTGCTCTCCGCGACCTTTACCGGCGCGGACCTGATCGATCACGTGCGCACGCAACTTCCCTACGCCGCGACCGTCATGTTCGTCGTCGTGATCTGCTACCTGCTCAACGGCTACCTCGGCGTCTCGCCGCTGTTCTTCCTCCCGCTGGGCGTACTCCTGCTCATCGCTCTCGTCCGCGGCTTGTCGGAACTCGACGCCGCCCGCAAGGGGCTCAACCCGGTCGCCGCTGACTCGCTCGAGGAGCCCGCCGAGGCAGACCGCCCGACTGAGTAG
- a CDS encoding VOC family protein: MDGTLDHTMIRVSDLEESLDWYQTHLEYEEKDRFEGDGFTIVYLGPEEMHEEGAMLEITHNEGEEPEVGDAWGHIAVRVPDGELEEYYQQLMDEGVEDYRDPESCGGSYAFVKDPDGHEIEIVQRDPDEGALWSIDHTMIRVEDADEALGFWTRKFEYDEVGRWEADTFANYFVEPRDAPAEAMSVELTYNYDGRSYDMGDAWGHLCVRVDDLTEDWEALLEREAPDYRDPESNDNMYAFTKDQDGHEIELIERDLEADSLFPF; encoded by the coding sequence ATGGACGGAACGCTCGACCACACGATGATCCGCGTCTCGGATCTCGAGGAGTCGCTCGACTGGTACCAGACCCACCTCGAGTACGAGGAGAAGGATCGCTTCGAGGGCGACGGCTTCACCATCGTCTACCTCGGTCCCGAGGAGATGCACGAGGAGGGCGCGATGCTCGAGATCACCCACAACGAGGGCGAGGAGCCCGAGGTGGGCGACGCCTGGGGCCACATCGCAGTGCGAGTGCCCGACGGCGAACTCGAGGAGTACTACCAGCAGCTAATGGACGAGGGCGTCGAGGACTACCGCGACCCCGAGTCCTGCGGTGGGAGTTACGCCTTCGTCAAGGATCCAGACGGCCACGAGATCGAGATCGTCCAGCGCGACCCCGACGAGGGCGCCCTGTGGTCGATCGACCACACCATGATCCGCGTCGAGGACGCCGACGAGGCGCTTGGCTTCTGGACCCGCAAGTTCGAGTACGACGAGGTCGGCCGCTGGGAGGCCGACACCTTCGCGAACTACTTCGTCGAGCCCCGCGACGCCCCGGCCGAGGCGATGTCCGTCGAACTCACCTACAACTACGACGGCCGCAGCTACGATATGGGCGACGCCTGGGGCCACCTCTGTGTCCGCGTCGACGATCTGACCGAAGACTGGGAGGCCCTGCTCGAGCGCGAGGCCCCCGACTACCGGGACCCGGAGAGCAACGACAACATGTACGCCTTCACGAAAGACCAGGACGGCCACGAGATCGAACTGATCGAACGTGACCTCGAGGCCGACTCGCTGTTCCCGTTCTGA
- a CDS encoding DUF7576 family protein: MEHHYGGPELPSSHNRLREKTACRTCESQIGPRDRRLTWRVRDGADVFEYHYCSDECLQAARDRHRQ; the protein is encoded by the coding sequence ATGGAACACCACTACGGCGGACCCGAACTTCCCTCGAGTCACAATCGACTCCGCGAGAAAACGGCGTGTCGAACCTGTGAATCCCAAATCGGGCCCCGCGACCGGCGACTGACGTGGCGAGTTCGCGACGGCGCGGACGTGTTCGAGTACCACTACTGCAGCGACGAGTGTCTGCAGGCGGCCCGCGACAGACACCGCCAGTAG
- a CDS encoding Cdc6/Cdc18 family protein yields MGTDPIPTPSIEELQDDPMADGTTSIFRRRELLRPQHVPQKDRIVGRDREIETVEALLKPAAFGDPPESGFLFGKTGTGKSLVAKHVTGRARGIAQMQETDLTAAYVDCDQYNTETRAARKMAFEVRDAIDPDRYIPKDGVGASRYYDALWDGDGLLHESDSLIVILDEIDKLGDDTAEILSKLSRSEEAGKTGCYIAVVAISNKTDYTDAPDERVASSFQDDPIIFPPYDATQLQAILERRKDAFKDGVLEPGVIELASALAARDHGDARRALDILRSAGKLAEKDGSDRVTEDHVRKADEYSDLNRSIQVIKNGTPHSRYALYALAYLTKSKLSDSFSTGEVYDTYCVVADVVAGESLTHQRVLDLMKKWTLPEITESRHTGGGKGQGSYRTHRLLHDPDVVMSACLESASDQRNVLDALSESSI; encoded by the coding sequence ATGGGAACTGATCCGATCCCGACGCCCTCGATCGAGGAACTCCAGGACGATCCGATGGCGGACGGAACGACGTCTATTTTCCGTCGTCGGGAACTCCTTCGGCCCCAGCACGTGCCCCAGAAGGACCGCATCGTCGGTCGCGACCGCGAGATCGAGACCGTCGAGGCGCTACTCAAACCGGCGGCCTTCGGCGATCCGCCCGAGAGCGGCTTTCTCTTCGGGAAGACGGGGACCGGCAAGTCGCTCGTCGCCAAACATGTCACCGGTCGCGCACGCGGCATCGCCCAGATGCAGGAGACCGATCTGACCGCCGCGTACGTCGACTGCGATCAGTACAACACGGAGACGCGAGCCGCCCGCAAGATGGCCTTCGAGGTCCGGGACGCGATCGATCCCGACCGCTACATCCCCAAGGACGGCGTCGGCGCGAGTCGCTACTACGACGCGCTTTGGGACGGCGACGGCCTCCTCCACGAGTCGGACTCGCTGATCGTTATCTTAGACGAGATCGACAAACTCGGCGACGATACCGCCGAAATTCTCTCGAAGCTCTCCCGCTCCGAGGAGGCCGGCAAGACGGGCTGTTACATCGCGGTCGTCGCGATCAGCAACAAGACTGACTACACCGACGCGCCCGACGAGCGCGTCGCCTCGAGTTTCCAGGACGATCCGATCATCTTCCCGCCATACGATGCGACCCAGCTGCAGGCGATCCTTGAGCGCCGCAAGGACGCGTTCAAGGACGGCGTCCTCGAACCGGGCGTGATCGAACTGGCCTCGGCGCTCGCCGCTCGCGACCACGGCGACGCCCGCCGGGCGCTGGACATCCTCCGCTCGGCCGGCAAGCTCGCGGAGAAGGACGGCAGTGATCGAGTGACCGAAGACCACGTGCGCAAGGCCGACGAGTACAGCGATCTCAACCGCTCCATTCAGGTCATCAAGAACGGGACGCCCCACTCTCGCTACGCCCTTTACGCGCTGGCGTACCTGACGAAGTCCAAACTCTCGGATTCCTTCTCGACGGGCGAAGTCTACGACACCTACTGCGTCGTCGCCGACGTCGTCGCCGGCGAGTCGCTGACCCACCAGCGGGTCCTCGATCTGATGAAGAAGTGGACGCTGCCGGAGATCACCGAGAGCCGGCACACCGGCGGCGGCAAGGGTCAAGGCAGCTACCGGACCCACCGGCTGCTGCACGATCCCGATGTCGTGATGAGCGCCTGCCTCGAGTCCGCGAGCGACCAGCGCAACGTTCTGGACGCGCTCTCCGAATCCTCGATATAA
- a CDS encoding DUF7563 family protein, which yields MPTCGNCDAYVTSDFVRVFGVNDEVHGCPNCSTYRELSGGDGAVRATEMEREVDGPRF from the coding sequence ATGCCAACGTGTGGCAACTGCGACGCGTACGTGACGAGCGACTTCGTTCGGGTGTTCGGCGTGAACGACGAGGTCCACGGCTGTCCGAACTGTTCGACGTACCGCGAACTCTCCGGCGGCGATGGCGCGGTTCGCGCAACCGAGATGGAACGCGAGGTCGACGGACCCCGCTTCTGA
- a CDS encoding Sec-independent protein translocase subunit TatA/TatB, translated as MTSIAPLFVPTPGAPELLIIVGVAILLFGAQKIPKLARSIGESTGEFKKGQAKVEQELEEYRNDAASAPDVETETATETQS; from the coding sequence GTGACATCGATCGCACCGCTGTTCGTCCCGACGCCCGGGGCCCCGGAACTGCTGATCATCGTCGGGGTCGCGATCCTGCTGTTCGGCGCACAGAAGATCCCGAAACTCGCGCGATCCATCGGTGAATCGACCGGCGAGTTCAAGAAAGGCCAGGCGAAAGTCGAGCAGGAACTCGAGGAGTACCGAAACGACGCCGCTTCCGCCCCCGACGTGGAGACGGAGACGGCTACCGAGACACAATCGTAA
- a CDS encoding FAD-dependent oxidoreductase — protein MSEQPRVEIYTKEDCPYCEKAKDLFDSKDVEYETYNVTGDDDLFEEMVERADGRKTAPEVFIDDELIGGWDDTSALDETGELDEKLGIADDVEDGEVLEHRKLIIAGTGIAGLTAAIYAGRSNNEPLVIEGDEPGGQLTLTTDVANYPGFPEGISGPELVNNMKEQAKQFGAELENGIIESVDSDQRPFRVELTNGDVYTADAVIAASGASARTLGIPGEDELMGYGLSTCATCDGAFFRGEDMLVVGGGDAAMEEATFLTKFADTVYIAHRRDEFRAEDYWVDRVHEKVKEGEIEIMKNTEVIELHGSQEEGVDHVTLVENDQGHPTDRLDDPETDEFEFDVGAVFFAIGHTPNTDYLEGTGVEMDADGYLKTKGGDGGGQTETHVPGIFGAGDVVDYHYQQAVTAAGMGSKAALDADEYLEDVERADSSVEEVEPAAADD, from the coding sequence ATGAGCGAACAGCCTCGAGTCGAGATCTATACCAAGGAGGACTGTCCGTACTGCGAGAAGGCCAAGGACCTGTTCGATAGCAAGGACGTCGAGTACGAGACGTACAACGTCACGGGCGACGACGACCTCTTCGAGGAGATGGTCGAGCGCGCCGACGGTCGCAAGACCGCACCCGAAGTGTTCATCGACGACGAGCTCATCGGCGGCTGGGACGACACCAGCGCGCTCGACGAGACCGGCGAACTGGACGAGAAGCTCGGTATCGCCGACGACGTCGAGGACGGCGAGGTCCTCGAACACCGGAAACTGATCATCGCCGGCACCGGGATCGCCGGCCTCACCGCCGCGATCTACGCCGGTCGATCGAACAACGAGCCGCTGGTCATCGAGGGCGACGAGCCCGGCGGCCAGCTCACCCTCACCACGGACGTCGCGAACTACCCCGGCTTCCCCGAGGGGATCAGCGGGCCCGAACTGGTCAACAACATGAAAGAGCAGGCCAAACAGTTCGGCGCTGAACTGGAGAACGGCATCATCGAGTCCGTCGATTCGGACCAGCGGCCGTTCCGCGTCGAGTTGACCAACGGCGACGTCTACACCGCCGACGCCGTCATCGCCGCCTCCGGCGCCAGCGCTCGGACGCTCGGTATCCCCGGCGAGGACGAGCTTATGGGCTACGGGCTCTCGACCTGTGCGACCTGTGACGGCGCGTTCTTCCGCGGCGAGGACATGCTCGTCGTCGGCGGCGGCGACGCTGCCATGGAGGAGGCCACCTTCCTGACGAAATTCGCCGACACCGTCTACATCGCCCACCGCCGCGACGAGTTCCGCGCGGAGGACTACTGGGTCGACCGCGTCCACGAGAAGGTCAAGGAAGGGGAGATCGAGATCATGAAAAACACCGAGGTCATCGAACTCCACGGCTCCCAGGAGGAGGGCGTCGACCACGTCACCCTCGTCGAGAACGACCAGGGCCATCCCACCGATCGGCTCGACGACCCCGAGACCGACGAGTTCGAGTTCGACGTCGGCGCCGTCTTCTTCGCCATCGGCCATACGCCCAACACCGACTACCTCGAGGGCACCGGCGTCGAGATGGACGCCGACGGCTACCTGAAGACGAAGGGCGGCGACGGCGGCGGCCAGACCGAGACCCACGTCCCCGGTATCTTCGGCGCCGGCGACGTCGTCGACTACCACTACCAGCAGGCCGTCACCGCTGCGGGCATGGGCTCGAAGGCCGCGCTGGACGCCGACGAGTACCTCGAGGACGTAGAGCGCGCCGACTCGAGCGTCGAAGAAGTCGAACCGGCCGCGGCCGACGACTAA
- a CDS encoding DUF389 domain-containing protein gives MRLLQVFVPAETRDAALDVLEDEGLDYVRTNENSDRGNGELVTFPVPTQAVDSVLTSLREAGVEDDFIVVSSIETARTPRIEELEERYVNGQEEDDSIAREEIRTRALNMTPGRVTYYAMTVLSAIVATAGLLLDSPAIVVGSMVIAPQVSAALTGTVGLVLDDRDMIAGGLTSLAMGLVVAIASAFAFAWLVRSGGIVPSTIDITAIVQVQNRISPGLLALVVGVCAGAAGAFGLATAIPVSLVGVMIAVALIPAAAAVGIGLAWGETTVAVGAGALVAVNATSILFAGLAVFWYLGYRPDGWTQGSLRANVPGEWLDTLVIAAVVGMLVFATGGLVIGQYVNHQNAVNDEVRTVLEDDAYDDLELVEVRTEFVGPGTDGEPAVTVVVQRPADVPYPTLVPTLEAGLEDRTERDVAVTVEFVESGSPRAS, from the coding sequence GTGCGACTACTGCAGGTGTTCGTCCCGGCTGAAACGCGGGACGCGGCGCTCGATGTGCTCGAGGACGAGGGCCTCGATTACGTCCGAACGAACGAGAACAGCGACCGAGGCAACGGCGAACTCGTTACGTTCCCGGTCCCGACGCAGGCGGTCGACAGCGTGCTCACGTCGCTGCGTGAGGCCGGCGTCGAGGACGACTTCATCGTCGTCTCCTCGATCGAGACGGCTCGAACGCCGCGAATCGAGGAGCTCGAGGAACGGTACGTCAACGGCCAGGAGGAAGACGACAGCATCGCTCGCGAGGAGATCCGCACGCGGGCGCTGAACATGACGCCCGGTCGAGTCACCTACTACGCGATGACGGTCCTGAGCGCGATCGTCGCGACGGCGGGCCTGCTGTTGGACTCGCCGGCGATCGTCGTCGGCTCGATGGTGATCGCGCCCCAGGTCAGCGCCGCGCTGACGGGGACCGTCGGCCTCGTGCTCGACGACCGCGACATGATCGCCGGCGGCCTGACCTCGCTGGCGATGGGGCTCGTCGTCGCAATCGCCAGCGCCTTCGCCTTCGCGTGGCTGGTCCGGTCCGGCGGGATCGTTCCCTCGACGATCGACATCACGGCCATCGTGCAGGTCCAGAACCGGATCTCGCCGGGGCTGCTCGCGCTCGTGGTCGGCGTCTGCGCCGGCGCCGCCGGCGCGTTCGGCCTCGCGACGGCGATCCCCGTCTCGCTGGTCGGCGTGATGATCGCCGTCGCGCTCATTCCGGCGGCCGCAGCGGTCGGCATCGGGCTGGCTTGGGGCGAGACGACCGTCGCCGTCGGCGCCGGCGCGCTGGTCGCCGTCAACGCCACGTCGATCCTCTTCGCCGGTCTCGCGGTGTTCTGGTATCTGGGCTACCGGCCCGACGGCTGGACGCAGGGGTCGCTCCGGGCCAACGTCCCCGGTGAGTGGCTCGATACCCTCGTCATCGCCGCCGTCGTCGGCATGCTCGTCTTTGCCACCGGCGGGCTGGTCATCGGCCAGTACGTGAACCACCAGAACGCCGTCAACGACGAGGTGCGGACCGTCCTCGAGGACGACGCGTACGACGACCTCGAACTCGTCGAGGTGCGCACCGAGTTCGTCGGCCCCGGAACCGACGGTGAGCCGGCGGTCACCGTCGTCGTCCAGCGACCCGCCGACGTTCCGTATCCGACTCTCGTCCCGACCCTCGAGGCCGGCCTCGAGGACCGGACCGAGCGCGACGTGGCCGTGACCGTCGAGTTCGTCGAGAGCGGGTCCCCACGTGCCTCGTAG
- a CDS encoding DUF357 domain-containing protein → MAADLEEKTDRYGELLAEALEAASVAPPEGTPMAEAAAECYEMAASYLEDGRHFREGDDLVNALASFSYGHAWLDAGARIGLFDVPTEGHLFTV, encoded by the coding sequence ATGGCTGCGGATCTCGAGGAGAAGACGGATCGCTACGGCGAGTTGCTCGCGGAGGCCCTCGAGGCGGCGTCGGTCGCGCCGCCGGAGGGGACGCCGATGGCCGAGGCGGCGGCGGAGTGTTACGAGATGGCGGCGTCGTACCTCGAGGACGGTCGTCACTTCCGCGAGGGGGACGACCTCGTCAACGCGCTGGCGTCGTTCTCTTACGGCCACGCGTGGCTCGACGCGGGCGCCCGAATCGGCCTGTTCGACGTGCCGACGGAGGGCCACCTGTTTACGGTCTAG
- a CDS encoding transcription initiation factor IIB: MTDTTIKTYTGEAESEETTEESGEQERCPECGGRVISDAEHAETVCEDCGLVVEEDEIDRGPEWRAFDAAEKDEKSRVGAPTTNMMHDQGLSTNIGWQDKDAYGRALSSRQRQKMQRLRTWNERFRTRDSKERNLKQALGEIDRMASALGLPENVRETASVIYRRALEEDLLPGRSIEGVATASLYAAARQAGTPRSLDEISAVSRVEKMELTRTYRYIIRELGLEVKPADPEHYVPRFVSDLDLSDETERMARELLESARQEGVHSGKSPVGLAAAAVYAAALLTNEKVTQNDVSEVASISEVTIRNRYKELLEASDTAAPA; the protein is encoded by the coding sequence ATGACAGACACCACCATCAAAACGTACACAGGCGAGGCTGAGAGCGAGGAAACGACAGAGGAGTCGGGGGAGCAAGAGCGCTGCCCCGAGTGTGGCGGCCGAGTCATCTCGGACGCCGAACACGCCGAGACGGTCTGTGAAGACTGCGGGCTCGTCGTCGAGGAAGACGAGATCGATCGCGGCCCCGAGTGGCGAGCCTTCGACGCCGCCGAGAAGGACGAGAAGTCCCGCGTCGGCGCCCCGACGACGAACATGATGCACGACCAGGGCCTCTCGACGAACATCGGCTGGCAGGACAAGGACGCCTACGGGCGAGCCCTCTCGAGTCGCCAGCGTCAGAAGATGCAGCGCCTCCGCACCTGGAACGAGCGGTTCCGCACCCGCGACTCCAAGGAGCGCAACCTCAAGCAGGCGCTGGGCGAGATCGACCGAATGGCGAGCGCGCTCGGTCTCCCGGAGAACGTCCGCGAGACCGCCAGCGTGATCTACCGCCGCGCGCTCGAGGAGGATCTCCTCCCCGGACGCTCCATCGAGGGCGTCGCGACCGCGTCGCTGTACGCCGCGGCCCGACAGGCGGGCACTCCCCGCTCGCTCGACGAGATTTCGGCGGTCAGCCGCGTCGAGAAGATGGAGCTGACCCGCACGTACCGATACATCATCCGGGAACTCGGCCTCGAGGTCAAGCCGGCCGACCCCGAACACTACGTACCGCGGTTCGTCAGCGACCTCGATCTCTCGGACGAGACCGAACGTATGGCCCGCGAACTGCTCGAGTCCGCGCGCCAGGAGGGCGTCCACAGCGGCAAATCGCCGGTCGGCCTCGCGGCCGCCGCGGTCTACGCCGCTGCCCTGCTGACCAACGAGAAGGTCACCCAGAACGACGTCAGCGAAGTCGCCAGCATCTCCGAGGTCACCATCCGCAACCGCTACAAGGAACTGCTCGAGGCCTCCGACACGGCAGCCCCGGCGTAA